Within Paenibacillus sabinae T27, the genomic segment TAGGAGCTGTACAAATCGGTATTCTCAAAAGTCGACGTGGCGGGAAGCACAATGTCGGCGTATTTGGCCGTATCAGTCAGAAAAAGATCATGCACGACCGTAAACAGGTCTTCGCGCTCAAATCCTCGCCGCACCCGCTCCGCCTCCGGCGCGACGACAACCGGATTGCTGCAGTAGACGAACAGCGCCTTGATCGGCTGCTCCGTCATTTCCAGCGCTTTGCCGATCCGGTTCATATTAATGCTGCGCGCCCGCGGATTCGGCCGCAGGTCGGGACGCTCCAGTGCCCGCGAATTCATCGCGGCATACCCGCCGTTGCCCTTGATCGCGCCTCCCCCCGGCTTCAGCCACTGTCCGGTCAGCGCAGGCAGACAGGCAATGCTGCGCACCGCCATGCCTCCGTTATCATGGTGCTGAAGCCCGTTGCCGATATGGATATAGGAGACCGCAGCTTTTCCGTACAATGTTCCCAATTTTTCAATGTCTTCTACCGGGATGCCTGTTATAGCTGCCACAGCCGCCGGCGTATACTCTTCCGCCTGCTGCCGCAGTTCTTCATGCCCCACCGTGTAAGTCTTGAGGAAATCCGCGTCCGTCAGCCCGTCGCGGAACAAAATATGCATGATGCCGAGCGCCAGCGCCGCATCCGTTCCCGGATACAGCGGCAGGAACCAGTCGGCCCACTGCGCAGTGCGGTTCTTATGGACATCTATGACGACAATTTTGGCGCCCTTCTTCCGGGCCTGCTCAGCCAGCACAACCTGATGCATGTTCGTGCTGACGATATTTCCGCCCCAGACGATAATCAGCTCGGCGTTCACGGTATCCTCCGGGCTTGTCCCGCCGCTGAAGCCCATTGTATATTTCCAGCCCGCGCTTCCGGCGGCATTGCAGATGGTCTGCTCCAGGCGGCTCGCTCCAAGTGCGTTGAAGAACCGGCGGTCCATGCCCTCCACACTGAGTACACCCATATTGCCGTAGAAGCTGTACGGCAGAATGCTTTCCGGCCCGTATTCCTCCGACAGGCTGCGGAATTTGCCGGCGATTTCGGCAATCGCTTCATCCCAGCCGATCGGCTCGAACGCGCCCTCTCCTTTCCGCCCTACGCGGCGAAGCGGAGTAGTCAGACGGTCCGGATGGTGGACGCGCTGCGCCATGTTCCTGACCTTGTTGCAGATGGCTCCCCGGGTGACCGGATGCTCGGGATCTCCTTCGATTTTTACAATTTTGCCGTCTTTCTTATGCACAAGCAGCCCGCAAGTATCGGGACAATCCAGTGAGCATACGGCAGGGAATATGCCATTCTCGAGTTCGTTCATGCCGCTTGGCCCTCCTCGTGTTTGCTCCTTTTATTGTATAATTGAACATTCCTATCCGTAAAGCAAAACGGGAACGTTCCTGCTGATTCGAACCGGTGAAAGCCGGGTAATAGACGGTATGAAATACTCCCTATTTTATCGCCGTAAGCTTCGGTTTCGTTCCCCCGAACCGTTAGCGATTACGGCGAATTTTTATTGCCCGGCAGCAGCTCATGCAAAAGAGCGCCGCTCCCCCGGAGACGGCGCCCTTGATCAGGCAATGAAGCTATAAAATTATGGCCGGAATTCCCGGTAATTAAGCGTGCTTCTTCACGCCGGCCGAGGCCACGCTGTCCAGAGATTGAACCGCCGCAGGCGACTTACGCAGATAGGCGTTCCAGTAGATGGCCGCCACAAACAAGGCTCCGCCTGTCAGGTTGCCGAGCCAGACCGGCACGAAATTGCCGAGGTACTGTCCCCATGAGAAATGGCCTTCGAAGATAGCCGCCGGAATCAGGAACATGTTAGCGACAACGTGCTGGAATCCGATGGCAACGAAAGCCATGGTCGGGAACCAGATGCCGAGGATTTTGCCGCTGAAATTGTCGGCTCCGTAGGACAGCCAGACCGCCAGCGCCACAAGCCAGTTACAGCCGATACCCGAAACAAAAGCCTGAAGGAACGTAGCGTCCAGTTTGTGCTCCGCCAGGTCAACCAGCTTGTCAAGGTAGACGCCATCGGCGGTCAGACCCACGACATGCCCGAAGAAATAAGCGACAAACAGGGCTCCCACAAAATTGCTCAGCGTAATCAGAATCAGGTTCTTGATCGTCTCTCCGAACGAGATCTTCTTGGAATACAAAGCGAGCGGCACAGCCATCATATTGCCGGTAAGCAGTTCTCCCCCTGCCAGAAGCACGAGAATAAGTCCGACCGGGAACACCGATGCCCCGATAAAGCTGGCGATGGACCCCCATTCCTTCGGCGCGCTGGCAATAACGCGAATATCAAGTAAGTATCCCAGAGCGATGAACGCTCCCCCCAGAAAGCCGAGAATAAGCACGGTGAGCAGAGGGTTGTGAGCCTTCTTGATTCCGTTCTCCACCGTCACTTCGGCTATTTGCTGCGGTTTGTTATAAGCCATGGTTACTGTCTCCTTCTTCCTTCACTATTACTTTAAATTTTTTCTTTAGGCCCATTGTAGCTCTTTGCTCCCCACATTTACGTGATAATTATCACTTGTGAAAATATCAAGTGAATTTTTTCACCAGTGTGACAAACTTTTAATCGCTTCCGAAAACTGTAACTGAATTTCAGGATAAAGTGCTTTAATTGTTTGATCCTTTTACAACCTGGATGTTATTAATGAACCCTGCTTCAGGAGTAAATATAGCAGTAAATTTATTACTCTTCACATCATACTCGAATAACCCTCGTTTGTTATTAACGACTGCTATCGTATATATTTTATTGCCATCGTTCGAGTAATTGGCATCTCCTCTTTGTAATCTTAAAGTCCCCCACTTACTCAAACTGGATGTTTTCTTGGCATTATCATAGTCAACAACCGTAGAGGGCACTTGTCCCTTATTATATTCCTTGTCACAAAATGCAATAACATGATCATCTTTATTCATCAGCATACGAATCCAGTAATTCTTGCTAAAAAGTTTGGTTTTCTCCTTCAAAGCGAAATCTGTTTCATATACGGTAAAAGTTGGCATTTTAAAATTATTCTGTCCCACAGGTCCATCTTGATGGGCCAGACTATAGTTCCTTTGCTTCACCGAATACGCAGAAGCATAGATTTTTTTGTTTATGTGATCTAATGTGATTGTTTCTACCAGCATGTCATTATCGCCCCAGAGCGTCATCTCATGGGTGTTGAGATCAATGGCTCCTAATCGTATACCTTGCTCTCCTTTTACATTAGCCACAAAAAATAGTTGATCTCCTGAAGGAATAATATAATTGACTGCATATAAGTTATTAGTTAGCTGATTACTTTTATTGCTCGATAAATCTCTGATAAAAATCTGGTCTCCGTAATCCTTGTCTGTATTTACCCTTTGCGTATAGTACAACAATTGATTAGGCTTATCATAGAAGCCCAAAGGATATTGAGCTGTATAATCGAATGCAAAGACCTTTTTCATTTCTTTTGTAGCTGTATCATAGCTTAATATTTGTGTCTTTATGGCCCCGTTATTATCTGTAGTTGAATACTCTGAATAAGTCATCGTGATGTAATCAGCTGCAGGTGCTGTTGATTTCACCTTTGTACTGGCGATTGCACTGGGATTTGCTGTGCTTGTTGGTTCCACACCAGCACCCTTAGACGAGCAGGATATCAGTAGTATTGCTAACAATATCAGACATATTAAAGGCTTTAATTCTTTTTTCATATCACTCTCTCCCTAATATCTGGTTCTATATTTAACTATAGTATCCACCCGACCATCCTTCATCAGCCAATTATGTAATTATATAGCATTTTAAAAGGGGGTTATTTACAATTCTATTACAACCATCTTCTCACACGGCAAAACCTAACAACATCTCTGTAAAAACAAAAAACCGGAGCCGCGCCCGGCTCCGGTATGGATATTTAATTCGTGCTGCTTAACTGAACCCGCTAAACTCTGACCGGCTGTTTGCTCTCCGCAAGTTTCGGCAGCGCCTGAAGGCCGGCCGTGTTCAGGAAGTTCCACGGCTTGTTGTAATGCGGCTGGAAGAAGAAATCAATAAAGGCGAGCTGGTCGACCGTCATGCCGTTCTGGATGCAGACCGAGATCGTATTGATCGACTGGGTCAAATCCATTTTGGACATGATTTGCGCTCCCAGAATGCGGCGCGTGCCGCGCTCAAAGACAACCTTGAGCTGGACCTCCTCGAAAGTAGGCATAAACTCCGGACGGTAGTTGTCCGTAATCATGACCGCTTCGGCGTCGATTCCCTCGTGCTTGGCGGCGGCTTCGGTCATGCCGGTTCCGGCGATATTGTCTTCGTAAATTTTGATGCCGGAAGTCCCTTGCGTTCCCATATAAGGAATCGTATTGTTCACCAGATTGCGGGCAACCAGCGTGCCCATCCGTACGGCGTTGGTTGCCAGCGGGATGTAGGCTTTTTTACCTGTCGGGTTGTAGTGAATCGCACAGCTGTCTCCTGCCGCGAACACATCCGGCGCGCTTGTGTGCATGTAGTTGTCCACGATAATCGCCCCGTTGTCCAGCATATCGACCTGTCCCTTAAGCAGTTCCGTGTTCGGACGGAAGCCGATGCAGAGAATGACCAGATCCGCTTGGTATTCGCCTTTGTCCGTAACGACGGTCGTTACCTTGCCGCCCTCGCCCTTGAAGGAGCTCACCTTCTCGCCAAGCGCCAGCTCGATGCCGTGATCCTTCAGCGACTGCTCGATCGGATTCGTAAACTCGGGGTCAAGGTATTTGCTCAGAATGCGAGGCTCCGCGTCGATCAGCGTGACCTTTTTGCCGTTAAGCTGAAAGGCCTCGACCAGCTCGATACCGATATAGCCCGCGCCGACGACGGCGATATGCTTGGCGTGACGCGATTTTTCGATAATGGTATTGGAATGATTGTAGTTTTTGGAGAGCAGAATGTTATCCAGGTCAATCCCTTCAAGCTTAGGAACGATCGGCCAGGAGCCTGTCGTCACAATGAGCTTGTCGTAGGCATCGTCAAATTCTTTGCCCGTGTTCAGATCGCGTGCGCGAAGCGTCTTGTTTTTCGTATCCACCAACACCACTTCATGGCGCATATTGGTCTTGACTCCGAGCTCGGCCAGCTTCTCCGGAGACGAATAAAACAGCCCCTGCGGGTCTTTCACAACGCCTCCGACATACAGCGCAATGCCGCAAGACAAGAAAGAAATGTTGTCGTTGCGCTCATACACGGTAATTTCGGCTTCCGGGTACAGCTGGGCTGTGTTGACAATGGCGGCGGTTCCTGCGTGGGTGCATCCGATAACGGCTACTTTCATGGTTTCTTCCTCCTCCAAATGCAAAGCTCTTTTTTTGGACAAAACGTTTGTTAATGTGATTTTTTTCACTTTATACAATCATTATATTGTGATAATTATCACATTTCAATCATTTTTCTGCCAATTAACACATTGTTCACAATTTGAAATGAACCGCTTCGGGAGAAGTCCGTTTTAGTTTGGCCCGCCTGCACTTGCATTATGTCAGTGGAAGAATGAAGCAGCCGCACCCGCTTAAAGGAACGCACCCTTCTGTTTTTTTTATAAAAGTCTCCATAAGAAAAACTCCTATCGAAGCCTCTCGAAGATGTTGCCGAATCCCTCTTTGGCGGTTGTTTTTCTTGCAATATCAGGAAGTCTGGTCTTTGAAGTTTATACATAGAAAATCCCCAGGTTTCACCAGGAAACCCAGGGATTTATACAGGACGCAGGGATCTCGGCAATCTATTGTCCCCCGTTAGCTAACCCATCTATCCATCCAAGCGACTCACTAACCCTCCATCAACTCTGCCGCATCAACAACCTTCCGATAACTAACCATTTCTTCCTGTTCAGTCTGTGCTCGGTGTAGGTCGCCGGGCATTTTCCTGCAAATCTGCAGGTTTGCCAGGTTAATTTCGCGCAGGAAGAAGAAAAGGATACCATTCTGCAGCTTTTAAAGCTCACGCGCCGCCAAATGGGGAGATAGGAGAAGAATTCCTGCACTTTCGGCAGGAATTAGGGTTCGGAGGATGGATTTACACTAAAAAAGTGTAATAACGCTGGAATCTCGGCAACCGACCGCCACTTATTCCACTTTCTCCCCCTATTCCACTTTCTCCCCTACCTCCACCCACCACATAACCTCAACGGCCTCGTTGAACGCCTTGCCAGGGGATTAGTGTACAATGGTTAAGATCCAGGTCATGCTACAGCAGGCCGAGCAAACGTCCTTCCTCGTCGATCCGCAGCCCTTCGGCGGCCGGTTTGGCCGGAAGCCCCGGCATCGTGACGATGCTGCCCGTAATGACGACGGCAAAGCCGGCTCCCAGCGACAGCGTAATGTCGCGTACCTGAACGGTGAAGCCGCGCGGGGCGCCGAGCAGACGGGGCTGATCGGAGAAGGAATACGGCGTCTTGGCCATGCACACCTGCAGATGGCTTAGGCCCAGCTTTTCGATCATAGCCAGACTCCGCTTGGCTGCCGGACTGAAGGACACATCGGCGCCGTGGTAGATTTCCTTGACAATTTTGCCGATCTTCGACGGAATGTCGAGTTCGTCCTCGTATAAATGCGCGAAAGCTGACGTGTCGCTGCCCTCCAGCAGCAGCTTCAGCTCTTCGGCCAGCTCCAGGCCCCCGGCTCCGCCTTGGGCCCACGCCTTCGAGATGGCGACAGGGACGCCCAAGCGCCGGCAAGCCGCCAGCACTTCCTGAATCTCCGCCTGGCTGTCGCCTTCAAAATGATTGAGCGCCACGACGACAGGAACGCCGAATTTGCGCAAATTCTGGATATGGCGCTCCATATTGCTCATTCCGGCTAGCAGAGCGGCCCGGTTTCCGGCGTAAAGCTCTCCCTTGGGCACGCCGCCGTTATATTTCAGCGATTTTATCGTAACAACAAGCACGGCTGCGGATGGCTTCAGGCCCGCCTGCCGGCATTTGATATCCATGAACTTCTCCGCCCCAAGATCAGCGCCGAAGCCCGCTTCCGTCACGACAACTTCGCCCAGCTTCAGGGCGTAGCGGGTGCCGATCACACTGCTGCAGCCGTGCGCGATATTGGCAAACGGACCGCCATGGACGATGACCGGCGTTCCTTCAAGCGTCTGCACCAGATTCGGCTTAACTGCTTCTTTCAGCAGGGCGGTCATCGCATCCACCGCTTTCAGCTCGCCCGCCGTCACCGGATGCCCTTCACGGTCATAGCCGATCAGCATCCGGCCAAGGCGAACCCTTAGATCGGCCAAATTAGCGCACAGGCACAGCACGGCCATAATTTCCGAAGCGGTCGTGATCTGAAAGCCGCTCTCCCGGACAATTCCGTTGCCGTCGCCAAGCCCCGTAACGACATTGCGGAGACTTCGGTCGTTCATATCCATGACCCGTTTCCACACGATTCGCGTCGGGTCCAGCCCCAGCTCGTTGCCCTGAAAGATGTGGTTATCGATCATCGCCGACAGCAAATTATGCGCCGATGTCACTGCATGAATATCGCCCGTAAAATGCAAATTAATCTCATCGGCCGGAACAATCTGCGCCTTCCCGCTGCCCGTTGCTCCGCCCTTCATGCCAAGGCATGGACCTAGCGAAGGCTCACGCAGCGCGGCCACCGTCTTGACGCCCGCCTTGTTCATGGCCTGCGCGAGTCCAATCGTCGTCAGCGTCTTGCCTTCTCCCGCCGGAGTCGGGTTCATGGCGGTCACCAGCACCAGCTTGCCGTCGGGACGGCCCTTGATCTCCTCCCACAGGGATGGAGCCAGCTTTGCTTTATATTTTCCGTATAACTCCAGATGCTCTTCCCGAATACCCGTCTCTGCCGCAACCTCCGTAATTAACCTCATATCTCTATATAGACCTCCTGCACCTTAATCCTGAACCTTGACCTGAACCTTAATCCTGAACCTTGTCCCGGCTCCGCCGGCAGCCGCATTTCTTCGGACATGCCGCGCTTTAGCTCTATTTCAGGATACAGGGTCTTTGAAAAGCGTCAAGCCTTATTTTTCAAGTTATTAAGCGTTCACTATTCGTCCACATTATAAAAAAATCTCCCGAAAAGGGGATTTCCCTTCACGGAAGATACAAAACTAAACCCGCAATGCCCCGGGGGGCAGCAGCTAACGGGGCGCTAACGCGCGGACAGCCCGCAGGCTTCCGCAATCAGCCGGTAAGATTTCAGCTTGTCGGCAAAGCCGTGCATCACGCTCGCAATAATCACCTCTTCACAGCCGAACCGCTCGCAGAGCTCGTTAAGCTGATCGCGGATTTGTTCCGGGGAGCCGACAAGTATATGTTTCCGGTTCTCCTGTACAATATGTTTCTCGTATGGCGTGTACGGATAAGACAGCGCGGACTCAACAGAAGGCGTCGGGGCGGAGACATGCGTCTTGTCCAGCAGGACGGCCGAGAGGTCCATGCTGGATGCAAGCCGGTCCGCTTCCTCTGTCGTCTCGGCGCAGACCGCGAACACAGCGATCATGCCTTTGGGCTTCAGGAGCAGAGGCGATGGGCAAAAATGGTCGCGGTAAGCCGCCATCGCCTCCTCGCCGCCGCTAACGTTAATGAAACGGGCAAAAGCCAGCCCCGTTCCCAGCCTGGCGGCCAGTTCAGCGCTGTCCCGGCTGGAACCGAGCAGCCAGATCTCCGGGGGAGAAGAGACCCTGGGCATGGCCTGAAGGCCCGCAAAACGGTGATGCAAATCCGCCCCTTCGTTCAGATAGGCGAGCAGATCGGCAATCTGCAAGGGATAGAGGTCGGGGCCGGCTTTACCGTATTCCTGCAAAGCGCGGACGGCCAGAACGCCTCCGCCGGCAGCCCGGCCGATCCCCAGATCGATCCGCCCGGGATACAGGGCCTGAAGCACCCGAATATTCTCCGCGACTTTGTATGAGCTGTAGTGGGGCAGCAGGATACCTCCCGAGCCGATCCGGATGGAAGAGGTAACGGCCGCCAGATGGGCCATCAGCACCTCCGGACTCGATCCGGCCAGACCTGGCGCAAAATGGTGCTCCGCTACCCAGAAGCGGTAATAACCGAGCCGGTCGGCTTCCCGGGCCAGCGCGGCGGTCTCCGCGAGCGCTTCGGCGGGCGAGCTTCCTTCCGATACCGGCGACTGGTCAAGCACACTGAGCTTAATCATGGTAAGGCATCCTTTCCGCGAGAACTGACTTCAGGCTTTAAGAACCCAAAAAACCCTCTCCGGCAGAGCCAGAGAGGGAGAAACCGTTCATTCTGATCCTAGTCCGTTTCCGACAGCGCAAGCCTGACCAGCATGGAAGCGAACTTGGCCCTCTCCTCTTTGCTGCCGGTCTTCCACAGCTCCAGAAGCAGCTTCTCCTCGCTATTGCGGGGCTCCTCGTAAGCGGCCAGATAATCGGCCACCTTCTCGGCCGCTTGGGCAAGCTGGGCCTCGCTGAGGCCGATTTTCCGGGCCAGCTCCACCCGTTTTCTTAAATAGTTTCGAAAGGCGTCAAAGTCGTTCAAAATTTCTTCCCTTTGCCCCGGTTCAATCCGGTTCAGGGTTTCCTTCACCATCTCGATCGCCACGCTGCCGTCTTTGCTTACAACATGATTATGCTCGGACACGTTGTCGCCTCCTTTAGCGCTAATAGCGGTTTTACACTACTTAACCGCGGCGTGAATTGGTGAATCAAGGTCAAACCCTGCCTCTTAATTAAGGCAAAAATCGTAGACAGCGCGCGCTACTTGGAGACGGGCACAGCGCTGTAATACTCCTCAAGCGTTATACCTTTGTCCGTAAGATAACGGGCGACTTTCTCGCCCACATAACGGACATGCCACGGCTCGTACATGTAACCCGTAACGGCTTCTTTGCCTAGCGGATAACGGATGATGAAACCGTAGTCAGGCGCGTGAAGCGCCAGCCAATTCGCTTCCTTCGTTCCGGCGAAGCAGCTCTCCGCCGCGCATTTGCCGTCTCTTCCGGAGAGGTCGATCGCCAGCCCCGTCTGATGCTCGCTGTAGCCCGGAACGGCGCTGTATGTGCGCGCCTTATCCTCTCCGTCCCGCTCCACATAGGCGTTGAACAGACTCCGCTGCGTCTTCGCGGAGCGATAGGCGGAGACCCCCGCCAAATATACCTTGTCCAGCTTTGCGCCGGCGAACATCTCTTCGAGCGCATGAGCCGCTTCCTTGCGCATCATCCGCTTTTCAAGCTTTTCTTTGAAGAGGAACGGAACATCGGGATACACCAGATCCGCCGGTTTGTAATCATCCGGCAGCCCATACTGCTTGTTCACGATGACGCCGATGCTGTCCGGCTCGGTTGCCGCAAGCATGGCCGATTCTCCCGGGTCTCCGCTCTGCGACTCTGGAGAGGCTGAAGGAACCGGCGACGTAACCGGTGTCGGTGCCGCTGACGGGGTTCCTGTCTCCACCGCCCCCGGTCCCTTAAGGTCTGGCTGATTTGTAGCTGCGGCCCCGCCGCCTGGTGAAGCCGGCGATGTATATTGACCTATTCCCCAGCCGGCGGCGATGACGACAAGGAACAGGAGGGGTATCCATAGTTGTTTGCGCATGGCGCTTCCTCCTTATTACCGGTGTTGCTGCTTTATCACCTTATAGACAAGCCAAAGGCGGCAAATGTTTCAGCCGCCTGCTTAGAAATTTCTGTCTGACCGCCGTGATCTTGGCGGTTGTTCCTGCTTTCGGCATACCCCGGCGTCCTACCTGCCGCGGTTGCCCCGGCCGCCGTCGCCTTTGCGGCCCGGCCCACCCGGCCCGCCGCTTCGCCCGCGCTGGCCGTCGCTGCCCCTGCCGGTGCGCGCGGGTGCGGCCTTGCCGGCAGCGCCTTTCCCGCCGCCGCGGGCCGCACCGCCCGGCGCACGGCCTTGGCCGCTGTGCGCCGCGCGCTTGTCCCCAGCCGCCGCGTCCTGGCGGCTGCGCCGTCCCCGGCCGGCGTCTCCGCTCCGGCCGCCGGCTTCCTTGCCGCGGCCGCTTACCCGCGCGGCGCCCGCTTTGTGTCCGCGCCCGGTTCGCGCGGACTCGGCAGCGGCGCCTCCACGAGCGCCGCCGCCTGTGCCCGTGGCGAATTTGGCTTCGCCGAATTCGCCCTTCTCGTAGCGGCGGCGTTCCAGCCGCTGCGAAATGCCCCGCTCGATCATCTCGAGCCCCGCGCGGTCGCGCGGTGAGGCGAAAGTGATCGCGAGCCCTTTGCCGCCCGCCCGGCCGGTGCGGCCGATACGGTGGATGTAGCTGTCCACATCCAGCGGCATATCGTAATTGAAGACATGGGTCACGCCCTCCACGTCAAGCCCCCGGGCGGCGACGTCGGTGGCGACGAGCAGCTGAAGCT encodes:
- a CDS encoding molybdopterin-containing oxidoreductase family protein, with protein sequence MNELENGIFPAVCSLDCPDTCGLLVHKKDGKIVKIEGDPEHPVTRGAICNKVRNMAQRVHHPDRLTTPLRRVGRKGEGAFEPIGWDEAIAEIAGKFRSLSEEYGPESILPYSFYGNMGVLSVEGMDRRFFNALGASRLEQTICNAAGSAGWKYTMGFSGGTSPEDTVNAELIIVWGGNIVSTNMHQVVLAEQARKKGAKIVVIDVHKNRTAQWADWFLPLYPGTDAALALGIMHILFRDGLTDADFLKTYTVGHEELRQQAEEYTPAAVAAITGIPVEDIEKLGTLYGKAAVSYIHIGNGLQHHDNGGMAVRSIACLPALTGQWLKPGGGAIKGNGGYAAMNSRALERPDLRPNPRARSINMNRIGKALEMTEQPIKALFVYCSNPVVVAPEAERVRRGFEREDLFTVVHDLFLTDTAKYADIVLPATSTFENTDLYSSYWHHYIQLQEPVLKAPGECKSNVELFSLLGKAMGFDEEAFGQSEEDMIREALDYPRNPYLNGVTLERLKAERHVKLDMTPKERYLDNLPTPSGKIELYSRAMENAGLPPLPAYTPLIEGFDGIRRPAKEEKYPLMFISPPNHNFLNSTFANVGKHQTLEKRPTLQIHPVDAAERGIADGDEVKVYNDRGVIEIWASVTDRMLPGTVISQGLWWEGKDRPQRSNVLTPSRLSDMGKGATFFSATVEVELR
- a CDS encoding formate/nitrite transporter family protein, coding for MAYNKPQQIAEVTVENGIKKAHNPLLTVLILGFLGGAFIALGYLLDIRVIASAPKEWGSIASFIGASVFPVGLILVLLAGGELLTGNMMAVPLALYSKKISFGETIKNLILITLSNFVGALFVAYFFGHVVGLTADGVYLDKLVDLAEHKLDATFLQAFVSGIGCNWLVALAVWLSYGADNFSGKILGIWFPTMAFVAIGFQHVVANMFLIPAAIFEGHFSWGQYLGNFVPVWLGNLTGGALFVAAIYWNAYLRKSPAAVQSLDSVASAGVKKHA
- a CDS encoding FAD-dependent oxidoreductase; this encodes MKVAVIGCTHAGTAAIVNTAQLYPEAEITVYERNDNISFLSCGIALYVGGVVKDPQGLFYSSPEKLAELGVKTNMRHEVVLVDTKNKTLRARDLNTGKEFDDAYDKLIVTTGSWPIVPKLEGIDLDNILLSKNYNHSNTIIEKSRHAKHIAVVGAGYIGIELVEAFQLNGKKVTLIDAEPRILSKYLDPEFTNPIEQSLKDHGIELALGEKVSSFKGEGGKVTTVVTDKGEYQADLVILCIGFRPNTELLKGQVDMLDNGAIIVDNYMHTSAPDVFAAGDSCAIHYNPTGKKAYIPLATNAVRMGTLVARNLVNNTIPYMGTQGTSGIKIYEDNIAGTGMTEAAAKHEGIDAEAVMITDNYRPEFMPTFEEVQLKVVFERGTRRILGAQIMSKMDLTQSINTISVCIQNGMTVDQLAFIDFFFQPHYNKPWNFLNTAGLQALPKLAESKQPVRV
- a CDS encoding formate--tetrahydrofolate ligase; the protein is MRLITEVAAETGIREEHLELYGKYKAKLAPSLWEEIKGRPDGKLVLVTAMNPTPAGEGKTLTTIGLAQAMNKAGVKTVAALREPSLGPCLGMKGGATGSGKAQIVPADEINLHFTGDIHAVTSAHNLLSAMIDNHIFQGNELGLDPTRIVWKRVMDMNDRSLRNVVTGLGDGNGIVRESGFQITTASEIMAVLCLCANLADLRVRLGRMLIGYDREGHPVTAGELKAVDAMTALLKEAVKPNLVQTLEGTPVIVHGGPFANIAHGCSSVIGTRYALKLGEVVVTEAGFGADLGAEKFMDIKCRQAGLKPSAAVLVVTIKSLKYNGGVPKGELYAGNRAALLAGMSNMERHIQNLRKFGVPVVVALNHFEGDSQAEIQEVLAACRRLGVPVAISKAWAQGGAGGLELAEELKLLLEGSDTSAFAHLYEDELDIPSKIGKIVKEIYHGADVSFSPAAKRSLAMIEKLGLSHLQVCMAKTPYSFSDQPRLLGAPRGFTVQVRDITLSLGAGFAVVITGSIVTMPGLPAKPAAEGLRIDEEGRLLGLL
- a CDS encoding LLM class flavin-dependent oxidoreductase, which gives rise to MIKLSVLDQSPVSEGSSPAEALAETAALAREADRLGYYRFWVAEHHFAPGLAGSSPEVLMAHLAAVTSSIRIGSGGILLPHYSSYKVAENIRVLQALYPGRIDLGIGRAAGGGVLAVRALQEYGKAGPDLYPLQIADLLAYLNEGADLHHRFAGLQAMPRVSSPPEIWLLGSSRDSAELAARLGTGLAFARFINVSGGEEAMAAYRDHFCPSPLLLKPKGMIAVFAVCAETTEEADRLASSMDLSAVLLDKTHVSAPTPSVESALSYPYTPYEKHIVQENRKHILVGSPEQIRDQLNELCERFGCEEVIIASVMHGFADKLKSYRLIAEACGLSAR
- a CDS encoding DUF3243 domain-containing protein — its product is MSEHNHVVSKDGSVAIEMVKETLNRIEPGQREEILNDFDAFRNYLRKRVELARKIGLSEAQLAQAAEKVADYLAAYEEPRNSEEKLLLELWKTGSKEERAKFASMLVRLALSETD
- a CDS encoding M15 family metallopeptidase, which gives rise to MRKQLWIPLLFLVVIAAGWGIGQYTSPASPGGGAAATNQPDLKGPGAVETGTPSAAPTPVTSPVPSASPESQSGDPGESAMLAATEPDSIGVIVNKQYGLPDDYKPADLVYPDVPFLFKEKLEKRMMRKEAAHALEEMFAGAKLDKVYLAGVSAYRSAKTQRSLFNAYVERDGEDKARTYSAVPGYSEHQTGLAIDLSGRDGKCAAESCFAGTKEANWLALHAPDYGFIIRYPLGKEAVTGYMYEPWHVRYVGEKVARYLTDKGITLEEYYSAVPVSK